Within the Parvibaculum sp. genome, the region AGAAGTCCTGTCCCGAAATGAACTCAAGGAACGCCTCGCCAAGTCCTGTTAAGCCCGACCGCATCCCAACATTGGTGTTGCCCATGTTGATGCTGACTAAACCTTCGTCTCGAAGTTGGCTAAAAACTTGGGAGAGTAGTCCTGCCTCGCTTAGTTCTGGGAATGTAGCCGCAAGCGCACGCTGTAGGTTCCCGTCCTCCCGCTTTCCTTGAAAATTCATGGTGACCTCTGCCATCGTTCCATAGCTGTCGGGTGAATGCAGCGCTCGAAGCATCATTATGTGGGACACGGAAAATCGGTCCAGATAATGCATAAACTGGCCGCGAAATAATTCGCTAGGACCGGCGCCAAGTCCTACATTCAGCACGGCATTTCGAAGAGCCGCTAGCTTCTCCTCGTGGTGGGTCTTCATGGCTATCGTCGTAGCTTCGTAGACTGCGCTAACAAACTCTGGTTTGCCCGCGAGAAGATGCGGATCGAAGCTCTCCGATTGCTCCCGAAGCCGTGCCACTTCGGCTGCAAGTGATCTAAACCAATCCGTACGCCGCTTCTCGAGTGGAGAACCAATGGCAACGTCCATCAGCTCTTGGAGGAACGTACCGGCGAATGGGACTACCCCAACCGTGGCGCGAGCTGTCCTATATGCCACTTCATCGGCGACTTCCGTCGGGTGTTGCGGTAGCGTGTCCTTGTCACACATAAGCTTCCCCTTCCCCCTTAGGCGAGGCCAAGCTTAATGCGTAGCCCTCCTGGCTCATAGGCCTTACCCTAATCGCAGCACCGTCTCCGACTCATCAAACGGCGCGCTCTGGCCATCACCACCTGCACCCGCTATTCATTTCCGTCTCTGTCTGGCTAGGCAGGGCCGCAGATATTGAGCTTTGCATGAGTCGCCTTTGTCGAGCACCCGGTTGCTCCTCGCAGACCACCTCCCGATACAGCCCATATTGCACCACCCATCGCGCACGGTTGCGGCGTCATGGCGCGGTCGATCAGGAGGCAGTCACCAAGGCCCAGCTCGCGCCTTATCTCAGGCAGGTCGTGAGGCGGGTGGAGAAGAACAAGAGCAGCCCCCTATGGGCGCAGCTTGAGGAACGCTGGGAGGCCCTCCAAAGTCACGCGCGGGGTGTTCTAGCCGCCTATCAGCGGGGACAGCCTATGGTCCGGTATGAGCGGATCGCGGCCCATGCCATCGTCACCCTCGGGGAACCCCTGGAGCCGCGCGAGGTGATCCATACGGTGCTCGCGATGTTCATGATGCAGCAGGACCAGCCTCACCGGTTCCCCAGCGATGCAGGCTTCAGGATGCAACTGGTGCGGCGTGTGCGGGGACTGGCCGAGGTCAATGCGGGCGAGTGGTACGATCACAAGACCGGTAAGACAAAGCGGGTTTACAAGGACCTCGCACCGAAAGCGGCTGTGATCATCGGGCAGTGGCTGGCTGAGGCATTCGGGGGCGCTGGCATCCATCTCGCGAAGCTGGAAGAGCGGGACAGGCAGAAGCAGCAGGATGAAGTGAACGCCTTGCATGAGGCGCTGAAGGGACTGGAATGAGAAAGAAGAGGTCGGGCGTTGATGACGAGGGAGCAGGCGGCATCTTCAGCTCACGGAAGCACCCAAGCGCAACGACGTTCAAGTGGGAGCGGCTCAGGAAGGACCTTGCTGGGGCCGAACGGGAGCAGCCGCTGGGACCCTACAGCGTGCCGCTCGGGGATATCCGACGCGACCCCGTGTTTCAGATCAGGGATGGCCTTGACTCGCGCAACCTGACGCGGCTGGCAGGAGTCCTGCGATCGGGCACACGGTTGGACCCAATTGTAATTGCGGCACTTGAAGCCCACGAGGAACATGGCGGCTTTGAGACCTCGCTTGCCATCATCGATGGCCATCACCGGTATAATGTCCATCAGATGGATGGTAGGCAGGAAATTGAGGCCTACGTTATCAGGACGACGCGGCGGCAGGCCAGATGGTTGGCGGCCGAAGCTAATCTCAGGCACGGGCAGCCCCTTAAAGCGCGAGGCCTGCGTGACGTACTGAAGGCCTACATCCACGCGCGCAGGCACATCAACGCGAATGGTTCGCTCAAGAGCTATCGCGACATCGCGGAGGTTCTAGGCGCCCCAAAGTCTAGTGTCTTTCGCTGGATACGGGAGGACCATCGTGCCGTCGCCGAGCGGATGGCGAATGAGGATGCGCCCAAACCCGAAGGTGGCCTACAGGCCCTGAAGCGTCGCAAGGACGCCCTTGCGGGAGCCCGAGAGAACTTATCGAGCCTCTTCCTGGCGTTCGATGAGGCAACCAGTTGGGCCGATCGGGATGAGCTCGTTGGGCTTCTAGCCAGCGCGTTGAAGGAGCTTCAGGCGCGCCATGAAGAGGAAGACGAACTCAGCGCTCGCTGGGGGCAGGTCGATGACGCGTCAATGGACGGCCAAGATTTCTAGCTCTGCTGTCCCATTGGGACACTTAGAGGCAACAGCGCGGGTTGTTAGTCTTTGTAAGATAAAGAAAAATTCCGCTCAATCAGCGAGAGAATTACTCTCAGCCGATCGTTAAGAGCTGTGTGGTCGCTCCAGCGGAGAAGCATCGCCGGAGATGACCTCTAAGGCTGGTGAGCCAGTATGCCGAACAAACTCGCCACCATTTTGTCCATGACCATCCGGGTGGACTTTTCGGGAGACGATGCTGGGACGAAATCTCGCTTCTCTTAACCTTGGAGAAGCTGGCCTTGGGTGGTGAGATCTGAAGTTAGCTGTGAGTGCGGCAGTGTCGAGGCGAGCTGATTTCGTCCTCGGAGACACCCTCAGATTAACTGATAGCGTTAAGCGATGGGCAAGTGTGGACTTATCAGCCCAGCGATGAGCCGCTTCGGCCTTAGCTCCGCTAGCTGGAACCGCCGCTAGATGAGGACAGCTTGGGTAAGACCTCTATCAACTTAGTCGCGGAATAGTTGTCTTGGCCGCCTGATGCACGAGTGTAGCCGGTGTCCTGAGGGCTGAAGATGCAGGCTGCTGCATGCGTCAGAACGACATCGCGTCGGTCTTCGCCGCTGGCGGCATCCGTGAGTGATTTGAAGGTCAGCAAGGCATTCTGACGGTGTCGGTTCACGATGCCGTTGTGCTTGTGCGAAAGGAAGTTCCTGGCACACAGCGCCACCATATAGGCGATCACGCCAAATATCAGCAACTTGCTCAACCCAACCTGTACAGCTTCATATGTCGTTGTTGGGGTGATCCACGGGATTTTGTGAAGAAATACGCTGACAGCAGCGAACCCGCCTAGACCAATCGCGGTACGGACCGTGTAGGTCCGCCATTTGTCCGCCGAGGTCTCGTGCTTTTCGGCTTCATCCTTGAAATAGATGGCTTGCTGCGACACGCCCTGTTCGGCGGCAGCCTGCCTAACTTCGTTGAGGATACGCTGAACTTCCTCGCGATCCTTAGCGAATTGCTCCATGACTAAACCGGCCTGATCCGTCGCAGACTGTACGGCAGCCCGAGCTGCGCGCTCCAGTGCACCAAAGTCGCGCTGGCGACTGGTGAGGTACCCTACTAACGGATGAACAATGTTAAAAATATCATCGTATAACCTTTTGAGCGACTCGATGTACTGCTGTCGGAGAGCAGCCGGGTTCCCATCAGTTTCGGTAGAGAACTGCAATATGCTTTGTAGCGTGCTGTAAAAGCTATTTGCCAGATCGCGGATTTGCTGAAGTGATCCAGTGGGGAGGTCTTTCAGGTGCTCGATTGGGAGTTGCTGGAAAAGTCCGATGATCCGCTTAGCGGGTTCTACGGCGGCGTCGAATGATAGGCTTGAACCGAGAACGTCGCGTCGAGGCAACTGCTCTGCATCGAATTGTTGAACTCTCTCAAGTGATTTGCTCGCTTCGACAAGCATTTCGGCAGCCATCATTTCCCCCCCCCGACCGTCCACCTTCTGCTATGCTCTAACAACTCGCACTCACGGTAAAGGGCACTCTTCCTCACGGCCCGCTTGAGCCCCGAGTCGGACATCCAAAATTTCCCCGGAAAAAGTTTGACACAGGATCGATCAGTTGCCTGCTTTGAGGTTCCCCCAGTGGGGGCCTCGGTAGGTCCTTGTCCTGCCAAAAGTGAAGGTAAATGACCGCACGCAGGTGTTTCCGCGCCGGTTCCACGTATGCCGGTGAAGATTTCGATCCGCTTTCCAATTGTCTGCTCACGAAGGAGTTCCTACGCATCGTCGATCTCGCAAAACTCGTCGTTCCGATAGGCCAAGCCCCAGTGAGTCGTTCCAAGGCATGAGCTTTGCCGTTCCGTATAAATAGTATTGACTTTCGGAACGGTCGGCCTCACGTTGTCTAAGACTTCATTGGAACGGATGGCGGGTCATGCTGGTCGGGTACGCGAGAACAAGCACAGTCGAGCAGGAAGCGGGCCTGGAGGCCCAGGTCAGGGACTTGGAAGCCCTCGGGTGTGAGCAGGTCTTCAGGGAGCAGACAAGCTCAGTAGGCTCCAGGAAGGGCCTTGAAGAGGCCATCGCGTACTGTCGCAAGGGCGATACCTTCGTGGTCACCAAGCTGGACCGGCTGGCCCGTTCGGTTCCCCACATGTGGGAGATCGTCCGTGCCCTTCAGGCGAAGGACGTTGCCATCCGCATCCTCAATCTCGGCATCGATACGACCACACCCACGGGCAAGCTCATGCTCAGCGTCCTTGGGGGTGTTGCGGAGTTCGAGCGCGA harbors:
- a CDS encoding ParB N-terminal domain-containing protein, translated to MRKKRSGVDDEGAGGIFSSRKHPSATTFKWERLRKDLAGAEREQPLGPYSVPLGDIRRDPVFQIRDGLDSRNLTRLAGVLRSGTRLDPIVIAALEAHEEHGGFETSLAIIDGHHRYNVHQMDGRQEIEAYVIRTTRRQARWLAAEANLRHGQPLKARGLRDVLKAYIHARRHINANGSLKSYRDIAEVLGAPKSSVFRWIREDHRAVAERMANEDAPKPEGGLQALKRRKDALAGARENLSSLFLAFDEATSWADRDELVGLLASALKELQARHEEEDELSARWGQVDDASMDGQDF
- a CDS encoding recombinase family protein, with protein sequence MLVGYARTSTVEQEAGLEAQVRDLEALGCEQVFREQTSSVGSRKGLEEAIAYCRKGDTFVVTKLDRLARSVPHMWEIVRALQAKDVAIRILNLGIDTTTPTGKLMLSVLGGVAEFEREMMLERQREGIAKAKADGKYKGRKPTARAKAEEIKALSAQGVSLSEIARRLEIGKASVHRVLTGAGTAS